Proteins found in one Ischnura elegans chromosome 11, ioIscEleg1.1, whole genome shotgun sequence genomic segment:
- the LOC124167813 gene encoding cilia- and flagella-associated protein 157, producing MAKGKKGKKGKKGKQKKEKKDVVQEEQEVVEKEMLQIMVEDLQQEVDFLQKQCEDLEASNLDLANRYHKLDEDRADIIAYLNRIVQEKSDEIAELQERLEGLEKARQEEAKAYEKRIVILQHESKVMEEQLTSEIKLLSGKLNSLEEFRLQRDELMNKFKNQEQQMKDQEKAHKNMLYEVERKFIIKRDRLKKEMEESLRELSAQFRGTTMKQVAANTQRTIRENIAINNELDLILKHVFDLTNINNELKTLEQKRRLQSEILDYERKAALQKSNKQNKVLIKLKKEVEALKACEIELHRTEDWAHALEASMDGAEARLEGAAHVVRRLRAEVRLRDGRIKMQTRLAQQELCKCKKIEKILLDAVLAIRATLGVCAEDSPAYPYYNQKTAQQDPDFAPDGDPDDPVWRLTQRENLLNQLLKLLMTAEEITSEDDGEASQMDISMSAIEYKPGDLGLMKKDQPTPIEELLSSSYTEDE from the exons ATGGCTAAAGGTAAAAAGGGCAAAAAAGGGAAGAAGGGGAAgcagaagaaagagaaaaaagatgTAGTGCAAGAAGAACAAGAAGTGGTTGAGAAGGAGATGCTACAAATTATGGTGGAGGACTTGCAGCAGGAAGTCGATTT CTTACAGAAACAGTGTGAAGATTTAGAAGCAAGTAATTTAGATCTTGCCAATAGATATCACAAGTTAGATGAAGATAGAGCTGACATAATTGCTTATTTAAATCGCATTGTACAAGAAAAATCTGATGAAATAGCAGAGCTACAAGAGCGACTGGAAGGTTTAGAAAAG GCCAGGCAAGAAGAGGCAAAAGCTTATGAAAAACGAATAGTTATCCTACAACATGAGAGCAAAGTCATGGAAGAACAACTGACATCTGAGATCAAATTGCTAA GTGGAAAGTTAAACTCTCTTGAGGAGTTCAGACTGCAAAGGGATGAACTgatgaataaattcaaaaatcaGGAGCAGCAAATGAAAGATCAAGAAAAGGCTCACAAGAACATGCTCTACGAAGTCGaaagaaaatttatcatcaaGAGAGacag GCTAAAGAAGGAAATGGAAGAAAGCCTGCGTGAATTATCTGCTCAATTCCGTGGAACAACAATGAAACAAGTCGCTGCAAACACTCAGCGCACAATTCGTGAAAATATAGCAATCAATAATGAA CTTGACTTGATCCTGAAACATGTGTTTGATTTGACAAATATCAACAATGAATTGAAAACTCTGGAACAAAAAAGGAGACTCCAGTCTGAGATACTAGACTATGAACGGAAAGCAGCTTTGCAGAAGTCTAACAAACAGAACAAG GTTttgataaaactaaaaaaagaagtGGAGGCCTTGAAAGCATGTGAGATAGAACTTCATCGTACGGAGGATTGGGCACATGCATTGGAAGCATCCATGGATGGCGCAGAGGCGAGACTGGAAGGAGCAGCACATGTTGTACGCCGACTGCGAGCTGAGGTTAGACTGCGTGATGGAAGGATTAAAATGCAAACTCGGCTGGCTCAACAAGAGCTTTGCAAGTGcaagaaaattgagaaaatattactGGATGCAGTACTTGCTATTCGGGCAACATTAGGAGTATGTGCAGAAGACTCGCCTGCTTATCCTTACTACAACCAGAAAACAGCACAGCAAGATCCTGACTTTGCTCCG GATGGAGATCCAGATGATCCCGTATGGAGGCTGACTCAGCGAGAGAACCTTCTCAACCAGCTCCTAAAACTTCTGATGACAGCAGAGGAAATAACTTCAGAAGATGATGG GGAGGCATCTCAAATGGACATTTCAATGTCTGCCATTGAATACAAGCCAGGAGATTTGGGCTTGATGAAGAAAGACCAACCTACCCCAATTGAAGAGCTTCTAAGTTCCTCATATAcagaagatgaataa